One genomic window of Ornithorhynchus anatinus isolate Pmale09 chromosome 10, mOrnAna1.pri.v4, whole genome shotgun sequence includes the following:
- the MOB1B gene encoding MOB kinase activator 1B: MSFLFGSRSSKTFKPKKNIPEGSHQYELLKHAEATLGSGNLRMAVVLPDGEDLNEWVAVNTVDFFNQINMLYGTITDFCTEESCPVMSAGPKYEYHWADGTNIKKPIKCSAPKYIDYLMTWVQDQLDDETLFPSKIGVPFPKNFMSVAKTILKRLFRVYAHIYHQHFDPVIQLQEEAHLNTSFKHFIFFVQEFNLIDRRELAPLQELIEKLTSKDR; the protein is encoded by the exons CGGCAGCCGCTCCTCGAAAACCTTCAAGCCGAAGAAGAACATCCCGGAGGGCTCGCACCAGTACGAGCTGCTGAAGCACGCCGAGGCCACCCTGGGCAGCGGCAACCTGCGCATGGCCGTCGTGCTCCCCGACGGAGAGGACCTCAACGAGTGGGTGGCCGTCAACA CTGTGGATTTCTTCAACCAGATCAACATGCTTTACGGGACCATCACTGATTTCTGTACGGAGGAGAGCTGTCCGGTCATGTCCgctggcccaaa ATACGAGTACCACTGGGCGGATGGAACGAACATAAAGAAACCCATCAAGTGTTCCGCACCAAAATACATCGATTACCTGATGACCTGGGTTCAAGACCAGCTGGACGATGAGACCCTGTTTCCGTCTAAAATAG GCGTCCCTTTCCCGAAGAACTTCATGTCGGTGGCCAAGACCATCCTGAAGCGACTTTTCCGGGTGTACGCGCACATTTACCATCAGCACTTTGATCCGGTTATCCAGCTCCAGGAAGAAGCCCACTTGAATACATCCTTCAAGCACTTTATCTTTTTCGTTCAG GAATTCAACCTCATCGATAGACGAGAACTCGCCCCTCTCCAAGAACTGATCGAAAAACTCACCTCAAAGGACAGATAA